Proteins from one Salaquimonas pukyongi genomic window:
- a CDS encoding helix-turn-helix domain-containing protein, with the protein MEIKKHFGLAVREQRKRLDVSQEELAMRIGADQAYVSRVEAGQMNVTLETVEQIAGALGIDVAKLLQYRNEP; encoded by the coding sequence ATGGAGATCAAGAAGCATTTCGGCCTTGCCGTAAGAGAGCAGCGCAAGCGGTTAGATGTGTCGCAGGAAGAGCTCGCTATGCGCATTGGCGCCGATCAGGCTTATGTCAGCCGCGTTGAGGCCGGGCAGATGAACGTCACCCTAGAGACTGTTGAACAAATTGCCGGAGCACTGGGAATAGATGTGGCGAAACTGCTCCAATACCGGAATGAACCGTGA
- a CDS encoding invasion associated locus B family protein has protein sequence MSRSPLSWLCRSLTIGIIPVLLLPSASYSEWQTICQKKICMLQNQIRSPTDQKILARISMRRLTAADREVINSETANQMFAVLFLPLGIHIPSGVTVIINEEMLLKANLLDCTKKYGCRAAFAPTSQVLEEMGKQEAITVSIVLAEEAKQINFAFEMEDFSDHLNTFHRPKP, from the coding sequence ATGAGTCGATCACCCCTGTCGTGGCTTTGCAGATCACTCACCATTGGCATCATTCCTGTCTTGTTGCTGCCCTCGGCAAGCTATTCGGAATGGCAAACCATCTGCCAGAAGAAGATCTGCATGCTGCAAAATCAGATACGCAGCCCAACAGACCAAAAGATACTTGCCCGCATTTCCATGCGCCGGCTCACAGCCGCCGACCGGGAGGTTATTAATTCAGAAACCGCAAATCAAATGTTTGCAGTACTGTTTCTTCCTTTGGGAATTCACATTCCATCCGGCGTGACGGTCATCATCAACGAGGAAATGCTGCTGAAGGCCAATCTGTTGGATTGCACCAAAAAATATGGTTGCAGGGCAGCATTCGCGCCGACGAGCCAGGTTCTGGAGGAAATGGGAAAACAGGAAGCAATTACCGTGTCGATCGTACTTGCGGAAGAGGCGAAGCAGATAAATTTCGCATTCGAGATGGAAGACTTTTCCGACCATCTGAATACCTTTCACCGCCCAAAGCCCTAG
- a CDS encoding carbonic anhydrase, whose protein sequence is MKNFPARLLKGYQDFMEGRYTTERDRYHELAETGQKPEILVIACCDSRAAPETIFNCGPGELFVVRNVANLVPPYEPDGSYHATSAALEFAVQALRVKHILVMGHGRCGGISAALDPADKPLSPGDFIGQWMSMLAPLAEQVSSSDALTKAERQTALERISVRNSITNLMTFPCVDILARKGKLTLHGAWFDISTGELWVMNSDTGDFARPGR, encoded by the coding sequence ATGAAAAATTTTCCCGCACGCCTTCTTAAAGGATATCAGGATTTCATGGAGGGGCGGTATACCACCGAACGCGACCGCTATCACGAGCTTGCTGAAACCGGACAGAAGCCTGAAATCCTGGTGATCGCCTGCTGTGATTCCCGCGCAGCGCCGGAAACGATCTTCAACTGCGGGCCGGGAGAATTGTTCGTCGTTCGCAACGTTGCAAACCTCGTACCGCCTTACGAGCCGGACGGCAGCTATCACGCTACTTCTGCAGCCCTGGAGTTCGCCGTGCAGGCATTGCGCGTCAAGCACATCCTGGTAATGGGCCATGGGCGCTGCGGCGGAATTTCCGCTGCCCTTGACCCGGCAGACAAGCCGCTTTCTCCCGGCGACTTCATCGGCCAGTGGATGAGCATGCTGGCGCCCCTTGCCGAACAGGTTTCCTCTTCCGATGCCTTGACCAAGGCAGAGCGGCAAACAGCCCTTGAACGCATTTCGGTGCGCAATTCGATCACCAATCTGATGACCTTCCCGTGCGTCGACATCCTTGCGCGGAAGGGAAAGCTCACCCTGCATGGTGCCTGGTTTGATATTTCAACCGGTGAATTGTGGGTGATGAATTCCGATACCGGTGATTTTGCCCGGCCCGGACGCTAA
- a CDS encoding DUF429 domain-containing protein → MQQASPLQNAHPAQTVLAGMDGCRAGWISVHTTTGKDNQAAAPMADAAVSLFATIEEAVAAFGASTIIAVDMPIGLPEKTGAGGRGPEQAVRPQLGARQSSVFSIPSRSAVYAGTYGEACHLAQETSDPPRKVSKQAFNLFPKIHQLDRFLRCTKDDPAFAGITLYECHPEFAFAVLNHGTAMQLPKKIKSKVNPAGIAERRRLLERLGFDQEFLRHGIMGFKAADAALDDFIDACACLAVAWRVEQGLAHPHPEQYKRDAHGLPIAIWA, encoded by the coding sequence ATGCAGCAGGCTTCACCATTGCAAAACGCCCATCCGGCCCAAACCGTATTGGCCGGCATGGATGGCTGCCGGGCCGGTTGGATCTCCGTGCACACCACAACCGGAAAGGACAATCAAGCTGCTGCGCCAATGGCGGATGCTGCTGTTTCGCTCTTTGCAACCATCGAAGAGGCCGTAGCTGCCTTCGGCGCTTCGACCATTATTGCGGTGGACATGCCAATCGGTCTCCCCGAGAAAACCGGCGCTGGCGGAAGGGGGCCCGAACAGGCGGTGCGGCCGCAGCTTGGTGCGCGGCAATCCTCGGTATTCTCCATTCCCTCCCGAAGCGCAGTTTATGCCGGTACTTATGGAGAGGCTTGCCATCTGGCGCAGGAGACCTCCGACCCACCCCGAAAAGTCTCCAAACAGGCATTCAACCTGTTTCCAAAAATCCACCAACTTGATCGATTCCTGCGGTGCACGAAAGATGATCCTGCTTTTGCCGGAATCACCCTTTATGAGTGTCATCCCGAGTTTGCATTTGCCGTGCTGAACCATGGTACGGCGATGCAACTTCCCAAAAAAATCAAATCGAAAGTCAATCCGGCAGGAATTGCGGAACGAAGACGGCTGCTTGAACGGCTGGGCTTTGATCAGGAATTCTTGAGGCATGGCATCATGGGTTTCAAGGCGGCCGATGCCGCATTGGACGACTTCATTGACGCTTGTGCCTGCCTTGCCGTTGCCTGGCGTGTGGAGCAGGGTCTTGCCCATCCGCACCCGGAACAATACAAACGCGACGCGCACGGCCTGCCCATTGCCATCTGGGCCTGA
- the pdxY gene encoding pyridoxal kinase, whose amino-acid sequence MKKPVITISSHVVRGSVGNRASAFALETRGHPVWAVPTITLPYHPGHGTATRIVPGHGRFQSLLDDLADSPWAAELGGVLTGYMADAVQAEATARFTARLKQRNPNLLHLCDPVIGDEGGLYVSGETAAAIRDHLAARADILTPNRFELQWLSGEDVLDAGSARKAAEHLAPAMILATSIPAMMRGNIANLLVHENGAMLAEHRMVENAPKGPGDAAAAVFLSRLLDGESPEKALQATTASIFELVARATRRGADELMLETDSASLLRPAAMVSTRKLI is encoded by the coding sequence ATGAAAAAGCCGGTTATCACGATCTCCAGTCATGTGGTGCGCGGATCGGTTGGAAACCGGGCATCGGCTTTCGCGCTTGAAACCCGCGGCCATCCGGTTTGGGCGGTTCCCACCATAACCCTGCCCTATCATCCCGGCCACGGCACCGCGACCAGAATTGTTCCCGGCCATGGTCGGTTTCAAAGCCTGCTGGACGATCTTGCTGATTCGCCATGGGCAGCAGAACTTGGCGGCGTCCTGACCGGTTACATGGCGGACGCCGTTCAGGCGGAAGCGACAGCACGCTTTACCGCCAGGCTGAAGCAACGAAACCCCAACCTGCTCCATCTTTGCGATCCTGTCATCGGCGATGAGGGCGGGCTTTATGTCAGCGGAGAAACGGCCGCTGCAATTCGCGATCATCTTGCGGCAAGGGCCGACATCCTCACGCCGAACCGGTTTGAACTGCAATGGTTGAGCGGTGAAGATGTTCTGGATGCAGGCAGTGCCCGCAAGGCGGCAGAACACCTTGCCCCGGCAATGATTTTGGCAACGTCGATCCCCGCCATGATGCGCGGCAACATCGCCAATCTGCTCGTTCATGAAAACGGGGCGATGCTTGCCGAACACCGAATGGTGGAAAATGCCCCCAAAGGTCCTGGTGATGCTGCCGCAGCGGTTTTTCTCTCCCGTCTGCTCGACGGCGAATCGCCGGAAAAGGCGCTGCAGGCAACCACTGCCAGCATATTTGAACTGGTGGCAAGGGCTACAAGACGTGGTGCTGATGAACTCATGCTGGAAACCGATTCAGCTTCCCTTCTGCGTCCGGCAGCCATGGTTTCCACGCGCAAACTGATCTGA
- a CDS encoding MFS transporter — translation MLFDWAAQPFFTIVTTFIFGPYFVSRLAEDPAQGQAVWTFGIAAAGLVIAVLSPILGSIADQTGPRKPWIAIFAVVKIAALFALWNAEPGANLFLIVSIFALAMVSAEFSIVFNDSMLPRLVSKEGIGRVSNIAWGLGYLGGMIMLIVVVAFLAASPDTGKTFLGFDPLFGLDPAKAEGDRITGPLSAVWYFIFVLPMFLFTPDSGGRRKISQAVSRGLTELKTTLIEARQRAGIFRFLVARMIYQDGVNALLALGGAFAASMFGWLTAEIGIFGIILNIVAIPGCFAAAWLDTRFGSKWVVTVSILLLFVATLGIVSTGPGYTLFGLLALPGADTGGLFGTPAEKAYIAYGLLIGLAFGPVQASSRSWLARSVTEDEAGRYFGLYAFAGRATSFLAPFLIGVVTSITISQRAGMAVILIFLLVGFLIIRTTPYPADNPQE, via the coding sequence ATGCTGTTCGATTGGGCGGCACAGCCTTTCTTTACCATCGTAACCACCTTCATATTCGGGCCCTATTTCGTCTCGCGTCTTGCAGAAGACCCCGCCCAGGGCCAGGCGGTCTGGACGTTCGGCATTGCCGCTGCCGGCCTGGTGATCGCCGTATTGTCGCCAATCCTCGGATCGATCGCCGATCAAACAGGCCCACGAAAACCGTGGATTGCCATCTTTGCGGTCGTGAAGATCGCAGCGTTGTTTGCCCTGTGGAATGCCGAGCCGGGCGCCAATCTTTTCCTAATCGTGTCGATCTTTGCGCTGGCCATGGTATCGGCCGAGTTTTCGATTGTCTTCAATGACTCCATGCTGCCGCGCCTGGTTTCCAAGGAAGGAATAGGCCGGGTTTCCAACATTGCCTGGGGGCTTGGCTACCTCGGCGGGATGATCATGTTGATTGTCGTGGTGGCATTTCTGGCCGCAAGTCCGGATACCGGCAAGACGTTCCTGGGTTTCGATCCGCTGTTCGGCCTCGATCCGGCCAAAGCCGAAGGCGACCGGATTACCGGACCACTGTCAGCGGTGTGGTATTTCATTTTTGTCTTGCCGATGTTCCTGTTTACACCGGACAGTGGCGGCAGGCGGAAAATCAGCCAGGCGGTCAGCCGCGGCCTGACCGAACTCAAGACGACGCTTATCGAAGCAAGGCAGCGTGCAGGCATTTTCCGGTTTCTGGTAGCCCGCATGATCTATCAGGACGGGGTCAATGCCCTGCTGGCGCTTGGCGGGGCGTTTGCCGCCTCGATGTTCGGCTGGCTGACAGCAGAAATCGGCATTTTCGGGATCATCCTCAATATCGTGGCAATCCCCGGCTGTTTTGCGGCTGCCTGGCTCGACACCCGCTTCGGCTCGAAGTGGGTGGTGACGGTCTCCATCCTTCTCCTTTTCGTGGCGACCCTCGGTATTGTTTCAACAGGGCCCGGATACACGTTGTTCGGCCTGTTGGCCCTGCCCGGAGCAGACACGGGAGGCCTGTTCGGTACTCCCGCTGAAAAAGCCTACATTGCCTATGGCCTGCTGATTGGATTGGCTTTCGGTCCGGTGCAGGCTTCTTCGCGCTCCTGGCTTGCGCGCAGTGTTACCGAGGATGAAGCCGGCCGCTATTTCGGCCTGTACGCCTTTGCCGGCAGGGCGACAAGTTTTCTCGCGCCGTTTCTGATCGGTGTCGTTACCTCGATCACCATATCCCAGCGCGCCGGCATGGCAGTCATTCTGATCTTCCTGCTGGTCGGCTTCCTGATCATCCGCACTACGCCCTATCCGGCGGATAATCCGCAGGAGTAA
- the purH gene encoding bifunctional phosphoribosylaminoimidazolecarboxamide formyltransferase/IMP cyclohydrolase — protein MSVKAKNIPAPDLVPVKRALISVSDKTGIIELAEQLHARGITLLSTGGTSKALAAAGLPVTDVSEVTGFPEIMDGRVKTLHPAIHGGLLAIRGDSEHREAMNVHSIEPIDLVIVNLYPFEETVASGADYANAVENIDIGGPAMIRAAAKNHAYVTIVTNPEDYPDLIGQLETGESATGLSFRKKMAARAYAMTARYDSAIGSWFSGQMNEPLPEIISLSGKRAEVLRYGENPHQQAAFYHSQEKRPGVATARQCQGKQLSYNNINDTDAAFELVCEFAKDTPAIAIIKHANPCGVAVGKSLADAYRKAYACDTVSAFGGIVAANRELDAEAAGEIVKIFTEVIIAPAVSKEAEAILAKKPNLRLLVTDGLADPATPGMAMKTVSGGLLVQNRDNGRIGLDDLKVVTERQPTERELADMLFAFRVAKHVKSNAIVYVKDGATVGIGAGQMSRVDSSRIAARKALDAAETAGESEPATIGSVVASDAFFPFADGLLSAVEAGAIAVIQPGGSMRDDEVIAAANKAGIAMVFTGMRHFRH, from the coding sequence ATGTCTGTCAAAGCCAAAAACATCCCCGCACCCGATCTGGTTCCGGTAAAACGCGCACTGATCTCTGTGTCGGACAAAACCGGGATCATCGAGCTTGCAGAACAGCTTCACGCCAGGGGCATCACACTGCTCTCAACGGGCGGGACCAGCAAGGCACTCGCGGCAGCCGGATTGCCGGTTACCGATGTAAGCGAGGTTACCGGATTTCCCGAAATCATGGATGGCCGGGTAAAAACCCTGCATCCGGCCATCCATGGTGGATTGCTGGCAATCCGCGGCGACTCAGAACACCGTGAGGCGATGAACGTTCATTCGATCGAGCCGATCGATCTGGTAATCGTCAACCTTTATCCGTTCGAGGAAACGGTTGCATCCGGTGCAGACTATGCAAATGCCGTGGAGAACATCGATATCGGCGGACCTGCCATGATACGCGCCGCCGCAAAAAACCACGCCTATGTCACGATTGTCACCAACCCGGAAGACTATCCCGACCTGATCGGGCAATTGGAAACCGGCGAAAGTGCAACCGGTCTTTCCTTCCGCAAAAAGATGGCAGCGCGGGCCTATGCGATGACCGCACGTTATGATTCTGCCATTGGGTCATGGTTTTCCGGCCAGATGAACGAGCCCCTGCCGGAAATCATCTCGCTTTCCGGAAAAAGGGCGGAAGTGCTGCGCTACGGAGAAAACCCCCACCAGCAAGCCGCCTTCTACCACAGTCAGGAAAAACGCCCGGGCGTTGCCACTGCCCGCCAGTGTCAGGGCAAGCAACTTTCCTACAACAACATCAACGACACTGATGCGGCTTTTGAACTGGTCTGCGAGTTTGCAAAGGACACGCCTGCCATCGCCATCATCAAACACGCCAATCCCTGCGGTGTGGCGGTTGGAAAAAGCCTCGCCGATGCCTATCGCAAGGCCTATGCCTGCGACACGGTTTCAGCCTTTGGCGGTATCGTTGCTGCAAACCGTGAGCTGGATGCCGAGGCAGCTGGCGAAATCGTCAAGATTTTCACCGAGGTCATCATCGCTCCGGCAGTGAGCAAGGAAGCCGAAGCAATTCTTGCAAAAAAGCCCAATCTGCGGCTGCTTGTGACAGACGGCCTGGCCGATCCGGCAACGCCCGGCATGGCGATGAAAACAGTATCCGGCGGCCTGCTGGTTCAAAACCGTGACAATGGCCGTATCGGCCTCGATGATCTGAAGGTGGTTACCGAGCGCCAGCCCACCGAACGTGAACTGGCCGACATGCTGTTTGCCTTCCGTGTCGCAAAACACGTCAAGTCCAACGCGATCGTCTACGTTAAAGACGGCGCAACCGTCGGCATCGGTGCCGGACAGATGAGCCGGGTCGATTCTTCAAGAATTGCCGCCCGCAAGGCACTGGATGCGGCCGAAACAGCGGGCGAAAGCGAGCCTGCAACCATCGGCAGCGTGGTCGCATCCGATGCCTTCTTCCCCTTTGCGGACGGACTGCTTTCGGCCGTTGAGGCCGGCGCCATTGCGGTTATTCAACCCGGCGGTTCCATGCGGGACGATGAAGTCATCGCAGCAGCCAACAAGGCCGGAATTGCCATGGTCTTTACCGGCATGCGCCACTTCCGGCATTAG
- a CDS encoding heparinase II/III family protein, with the protein MLSQEITSARLAIGEAARRLVNRFTGPPLLNRMMPAATPGRLLIAPKDLRTADPTTAQDIYAGRYFLAGKLVETGGGDPFIREDTPQNWQRELHGFGWFRHLEADGSALARQNAAALLGDWLNHRFSRTHSVAWEPETAARRLITWFSHSVGILEAITPRQYQQWLKSIGFHIRFLKYNYAVSDPGLPRLLVRIALAYASICVDGQQQQLHRSARLLDAELAEQLGEDGMHVSRNPSVIPDLLSLLLPLRQSHASAGIEPSPTLVSAIDRLMLAMKFFILGDGTLGRFNGMAATRSDLLATLLQYDDSPGTMASATVIGGYQRLAAGDTVLLADIAAPPGRGLSRSAHAGALAFEMSSGDNLLVVNCGAIPFRKSDSTARLARSTAAHSTVTINDTSSSRVYAGNWFANLLDNWLVSAPRRVVHKRIESPGELGFSASHDGYLRSFGILHQRELMLAGDGNRIEAIDRFTGRQGKPLAKSTNARFAIRFHLHPSVSAGHTAGTDILLMCGNGRSWRFICDDWDARVEESVFFASVSGARRTTQIVLEGEIDATPQVRWRLIREQMAQ; encoded by the coding sequence GTGCTTAGCCAGGAGATCACGTCCGCACGGCTCGCCATCGGCGAAGCGGCGAGACGCCTAGTCAACCGGTTCACAGGACCGCCGCTGCTGAACCGCATGATGCCGGCTGCCACCCCGGGCCGCCTGCTGATCGCACCCAAGGACCTGCGCACGGCAGATCCGACAACCGCTCAGGACATCTACGCAGGAAGGTATTTTCTTGCCGGCAAGCTGGTCGAAACCGGTGGCGGAGATCCCTTCATCAGGGAAGACACGCCGCAAAACTGGCAGCGCGAACTGCATGGCTTTGGCTGGTTCAGACATCTGGAGGCCGATGGCAGCGCCCTGGCCAGACAGAATGCCGCTGCGCTATTGGGCGACTGGCTCAACCACCGCTTTTCCCGTACCCATTCCGTTGCCTGGGAACCGGAAACCGCCGCACGGCGGCTGATTACATGGTTTTCCCACAGTGTTGGCATTCTGGAGGCCATCACCCCGCGCCAGTATCAGCAATGGCTCAAATCAATCGGCTTTCACATCCGCTTTCTAAAATACAACTATGCAGTATCAGATCCGGGTCTGCCGCGATTGCTGGTGCGCATTGCATTGGCCTATGCCTCGATCTGTGTCGACGGCCAGCAGCAGCAGCTACACCGGTCGGCAAGATTGCTGGATGCCGAACTCGCCGAGCAACTGGGCGAGGATGGCATGCATGTTTCCAGAAATCCGTCCGTTATTCCTGATCTTCTCAGCCTGTTGCTGCCACTGCGCCAATCTCATGCGAGTGCCGGTATAGAACCATCCCCTACGCTGGTATCGGCCATCGACCGGCTAATGCTTGCCATGAAGTTCTTTATCCTTGGCGACGGTACCCTGGGCCGCTTCAATGGAATGGCGGCCACAAGAAGCGATCTCCTGGCAACACTGCTCCAATATGATGACAGTCCGGGAACCATGGCATCCGCCACGGTCATCGGCGGCTACCAGCGGCTGGCGGCTGGCGACACCGTTCTGCTGGCAGATATCGCCGCCCCGCCTGGCCGCGGACTTTCAAGAAGTGCTCATGCCGGGGCCCTCGCCTTTGAAATGTCGAGCGGCGACAATCTACTGGTGGTCAATTGCGGCGCCATACCTTTCCGAAAATCGGACTCGACAGCCCGTTTGGCAAGATCGACCGCGGCCCACAGCACGGTGACGATCAACGATACATCGTCCTCCAGGGTATATGCCGGCAACTGGTTTGCGAACCTGCTTGACAACTGGCTAGTTTCCGCACCACGCCGGGTAGTCCACAAGCGCATCGAAAGTCCCGGCGAACTCGGCTTTTCCGCCAGCCATGACGGCTATCTCCGCTCCTTCGGCATTCTTCACCAGCGCGAACTGATGCTCGCTGGCGACGGCAACCGGATCGAGGCAATCGACCGGTTCACCGGACGTCAGGGAAAACCGCTGGCCAAAAGCACCAATGCCCGCTTTGCAATCCGGTTTCACCTTCATCCGTCGGTCAGCGCAGGTCATACAGCAGGTACCGACATTCTGCTGATGTGCGGCAATGGGCGCTCGTGGCGTTTTATTTGCGATGATTGGGACGCAAGAGTTGAGGAAAGCGTTTTCTTCGCTTCGGTTTCAGGCGCCCGGCGGACCACCCAGATCGTTCTTGAGGGTGAAATCGACGCAACACCTCAAGTGCGCTGGCGCCTGATTCGCGAACAGATGGCACAGTAG
- a CDS encoding RsmB/NOP family class I SAM-dependent RNA methyltransferase, which translates to MREDVKGAKSRQAAAGMLALVAGKRASFDDLVDAQKGYRPYLALDAADQGLARAITLATLRHRCRLQAMLAKCWDRPPPRRATHLLAVLETALAQMAFMKVPDQAAVNIAVSLVGNNPATRRFRGFANAVLRKAASQLDALKQQTETVSPFPPWLAKQLQHDHGKEKTRAMGRQFGFEPTLDINGKPGIGAKLAEAIDLPGTSRRLTSTMPVHELPGYEQGNWWVQDIAAAQPVRLLDHCMAGGLAGKKIADLCAAPGGKTMQLASLGADVTAVDISSRRLARVEGNLARTGLKADVVCSDLMEWEPATGFDGILLDAPCSATGTIRRHPDILWNSTGENLSGLVALQVAMIGKAAGLLRPGGVLVYANCSLLKAEGENLVATHPFPQLEPIRLSADALPGLEVCINGQGNFRSLLHYLKLDSGEQSGMDGFFCACFKRI; encoded by the coding sequence ATGCGGGAAGATGTCAAGGGAGCAAAAAGCAGACAGGCAGCTGCCGGCATGCTGGCGCTTGTTGCCGGCAAGCGGGCAAGTTTTGATGACCTTGTCGATGCCCAGAAAGGATATCGCCCCTATCTTGCCCTGGACGCGGCAGATCAGGGCCTGGCCAGGGCCATCACGCTTGCAACCCTCCGCCACCGTTGCCGCCTTCAGGCGATGCTTGCCAAATGCTGGGACAGACCGCCGCCAAGGCGCGCCACCCATCTTCTTGCAGTTTTGGAGACAGCCCTTGCCCAGATGGCATTCATGAAAGTCCCGGATCAGGCGGCTGTAAACATTGCCGTCTCCCTTGTCGGCAACAATCCTGCAACCCGGCGGTTTCGCGGCTTTGCCAATGCAGTGCTGCGAAAGGCTGCCAGCCAACTGGATGCGTTGAAACAGCAGACGGAAACGGTTTCCCCTTTTCCGCCCTGGCTGGCAAAACAACTGCAGCACGACCATGGCAAGGAAAAAACCCGGGCGATGGGACGGCAGTTTGGTTTCGAACCAACCCTCGATATCAACGGCAAGCCCGGGATTGGCGCCAAGCTTGCCGAAGCCATTGACCTGCCGGGAACCAGCCGGCGGCTTACTAGCACCATGCCGGTGCACGAACTGCCTGGCTATGAACAGGGCAACTGGTGGGTCCAGGATATCGCCGCGGCCCAGCCGGTCCGGCTGCTCGATCATTGCATGGCCGGCGGCCTGGCCGGAAAGAAAATCGCTGATCTGTGTGCAGCACCTGGCGGCAAGACAATGCAGCTTGCCAGCCTGGGCGCCGATGTAACCGCAGTTGACATATCATCACGCAGGCTTGCCCGCGTTGAAGGAAATCTCGCGCGCACCGGACTTAAGGCTGACGTCGTCTGCAGCGATTTGATGGAATGGGAACCGGCAACAGGGTTCGACGGAATATTACTCGACGCACCTTGTTCTGCTACCGGAACGATACGCAGGCATCCTGATATTCTTTGGAACAGCACTGGTGAGAACCTGTCCGGCCTTGTCGCACTCCAGGTTGCCATGATCGGCAAGGCCGCCGGCCTGTTGCGGCCCGGCGGGGTGCTTGTCTATGCCAATTGTTCCCTGTTGAAAGCGGAGGGGGAGAATCTTGTTGCAACACACCCTTTCCCGCAGCTTGAGCCAATCCGTCTTTCAGCGGATGCACTGCCCGGGCTTGAAGTATGCATCAACGGGCAGGGGAATTTCCGCTCACTGCTTCACTACCTTAAGCTGGACAGCGGCGAACAATCGGGAATGGACGGATTTTTCTGTGCCTGTTTTAAAAGAATCTGA
- a CDS encoding DUF1674 domain-containing protein, translating into MKPDDQGGADSEGQRDEDLPEAARRALEEAQARRKAADKAAAAPKEINGRNGPDPARYGDWEKKGIAIDF; encoded by the coding sequence ATGAAGCCGGACGATCAAGGCGGGGCCGATTCAGAGGGCCAGCGGGACGAAGATCTGCCGGAAGCTGCCAGACGCGCCCTTGAAGAAGCGCAGGCACGCAGAAAAGCAGCTGACAAAGCCGCCGCCGCGCCAAAGGAAATCAATGGCCGGAACGGCCCCGATCCGGCCCGCTATGGCGATTGGGAGAAAAAGGGTATTGCGATCGATTTTTGA
- a CDS encoding response regulator: MANILLVEDDDSVREFVARALETDRHGVVKAENGEEGLELFIASKDGFDLVLTDIQMPLMDGIEMSHSIARAQTGQKILMMTGFANQRERAESLSSVVIDVVQKPFTLPEIRKRVSEALAA; this comes from the coding sequence GTGGCGAACATTCTGCTGGTGGAAGATGACGATTCGGTGCGGGAGTTTGTGGCCCGCGCACTGGAAACCGACCGTCACGGTGTGGTGAAAGCGGAAAACGGCGAGGAAGGCCTCGAACTTTTCATCGCCAGCAAGGATGGGTTCGACCTTGTTCTGACAGACATCCAGATGCCGCTGATGGACGGCATCGAGATGAGTCATTCCATTGCCAGGGCACAAACGGGGCAGAAAATCCTGATGATGACAGGCTTTGCCAATCAGCGCGAACGCGCCGAAAGCCTTTCCAGCGTCGTCATCGATGTGGTGCAAAAACCGTTTACACTGCCTGAAATCCGCAAGCGGGTGAGCGAGGCGCTGGCAGCCTGA
- the hpt gene encoding hypoxanthine phosphoribosyltransferase, with translation MPIVRNKKIEVLFSAEDIDRRITELAEEVALSELKNILVVSILKGSFVFAADLIRAFHRAGMAPEVEFISVSSYGAGTQAGELRLLRDVESEVEGRDIILIDDILESGNTLKFTRDLMLERGANRVAIIALLDKTIRRKAEIDADFVGFECPDKFVVGYGMDVGHAFRELPFVGVVTGDA, from the coding sequence ATGCCCATCGTACGAAACAAGAAGATTGAAGTTCTTTTCAGCGCTGAGGACATCGACCGGCGAATCACAGAACTCGCCGAGGAAGTTGCCTTGAGCGAACTGAAGAACATATTGGTGGTCTCCATCCTGAAGGGATCGTTCGTGTTTGCCGCCGATCTCATTCGTGCCTTTCACCGCGCCGGCATGGCACCGGAAGTGGAGTTCATTTCGGTGTCGAGCTATGGCGCGGGGACCCAGGCCGGTGAATTGCGTCTGTTGAGGGATGTGGAATCGGAGGTCGAAGGACGCGACATCATCTTGATCGACGATATTCTGGAATCGGGAAATACATTGAAATTCACCCGCGACCTCATGCTTGAACGCGGGGCCAATCGCGTGGCGATCATTGCCTTGCTGGACAAGACTATTCGGCGCAAGGCGGAAATCGATGCGGATTTCGTGGGATTTGAATGCCCCGACAAGTTTGTTGTCGGATATGGCATGGATGTGGGGCACGCCTTCAGAGAGCTACCTTTTGTCGGCGTCGTAACGGGAGATGCATAA